In Ferribacterium limneticum, a genomic segment contains:
- a CDS encoding response regulator, which yields MLRDGFFNKPGFANSLVLRIGLLILLSVAVFAFALYQLIGRPTVDRLAESQMRLAAEQLEARVTRLFKTVEVTLRSSHGWGVNSDIDQAQLLRFNEFFFPIIANHGEITSVIFAHESGREILLLMTDEGRWLNRISNPAEWGNQTYWITWNKNREIENVEMRERNYDARERPWFKGAMALTEAQAVHWTEPYIFFTTKEPGITAAMRWTASDGSTYVIAHDVRLIDIAEFTTRMVFGSQGMAALFLKEGKLIAPPRDPRFNDRHAINQALLKTSEELELPEFADAFRQWQAMPSAAQGVHRFDRPDGQWVSLFRPLEGNASGILLGVVAPETDFVPISREDLLLLALITLSALALGMAVAIHIARRFGAPLHALAEDSTRIGRLELDRPVTTDAPWREVTQLAAALEGMREHLRSARRAQEDAQIELELKVAKRTQALRQSQDILQKREAFFRAIFDNAAVGIVSLSPARKPTLVNPAFARFVGQPIDVLLAHPEDIVFPAEIQARMNEVLPQIASGQSKAVRHEFEFVDAHGKTCWGDVQIAPIRDEDGQLDSLLVTVLDISDRREIEGELIRQFAFMQALIDTIPNAIFYKGEHTRFLGCNRAYEVFFGIDRQQLIGKRVLDLEYLPEEARLAYQAEDERVIAECGWTTREVQMVNANGELRDTLYSISGFLSPDGTPGGLIGIIVDISALKEANRIAEKAQAAAESAAAAKADFLANMSHEIRTPMNAIIGMTHLALQTELTSRQKNYLSKVDNAAKGLLGIINDILDLSKIEAGMMHFEQAPFSLDASLRHLGDLCAQKARERGLELLYAVAPDVPDRLIGDSLRLGQVLLNLVGNAIKFTEAGEITVVVHRLAGNDDKVELGFEVRDTGIGMSPEQQAQLFSAFTQADTSTTRKYGGTGLGLSICKRIVDLQGGSISVTSQLGAGSCFSFRLGFGLAVGEETGQRRIGLPDDLRALVVDDSAGACEIFTQMLTALGISSHAVASGSAALDELAVAGQAGQPYGLLIIDWKMPGMDGVELIKRISQSAPADKAATVMATAFDHEELQAALGSQTVGAILSKPATPSSLFDSIMVALHRETALAAVPTVTPANLSRHFSGRRVLLVEDNEVNRELAEEMLRNIGLTVDTAENGQQAVDAVQQATYDLVLMDCQMPVMDGYAATGKIRDELHMRQLPIVAMTANALASDRERCLTAGMNDHIPKPIDVAVLYATLAHWLKLREGESLAPTPVIPAGTGDAPEIDSAAALARMGGNHSMYDRLVIRFRENQGDVVDRLLADRQQGDSAAMILRAHTLRGLAGNIGAVTLSRLAGELEEKLRKGTPVGDEEIGALLLKLAATLPTALAIPATLPTAARPLAPVPPPEAQAKALSTLRQLLDNADAAAVHQFEEISAWLGQQCDPQRVEQLARQIGQYDFEEASITLQQLGPHQGTP from the coding sequence ATGCTGCGGGATGGTTTCTTCAACAAGCCGGGGTTCGCCAACAGTCTGGTACTGCGTATCGGCCTGCTTATCCTGCTGTCTGTCGCCGTCTTCGCTTTCGCCCTGTATCAGCTGATCGGCCGACCCACGGTAGACCGGCTGGCCGAATCCCAGATGCGGCTCGCCGCCGAACAGCTCGAAGCCCGCGTCACGCGGCTGTTCAAGACCGTCGAAGTCACCTTGCGCAGCAGCCACGGCTGGGGCGTCAATAGTGATATCGATCAGGCGCAACTGCTGCGTTTCAACGAATTCTTCTTCCCCATCATCGCCAATCACGGCGAAATCACCTCGGTCATCTTCGCCCACGAATCAGGCCGCGAAATCCTCCTCCTGATGACCGACGAAGGCCGCTGGCTCAACCGCATCAGCAACCCGGCCGAATGGGGCAACCAGACCTACTGGATCACCTGGAACAAGAACCGCGAGATCGAAAATGTCGAGATGCGCGAACGCAACTACGACGCCCGGGAACGTCCGTGGTTCAAGGGCGCCATGGCACTGACCGAGGCGCAGGCGGTGCACTGGACCGAGCCCTACATCTTCTTCACCACCAAGGAACCCGGCATCACGGCCGCCATGCGGTGGACGGCCAGCGATGGCTCGACCTACGTCATCGCCCACGACGTGCGGCTCATCGACATTGCCGAATTCACCACCCGCATGGTCTTCGGCTCGCAGGGCATGGCCGCGCTTTTCCTCAAGGAAGGCAAGCTCATTGCCCCGCCACGCGACCCCCGTTTCAACGACCGCCACGCCATTAACCAGGCGCTGCTCAAAACCTCCGAAGAACTCGAACTGCCCGAGTTCGCCGATGCTTTCCGCCAATGGCAGGCGATGCCTTCGGCCGCCCAGGGCGTGCACCGATTCGACCGCCCGGACGGGCAATGGGTCAGCCTCTTCCGTCCGCTCGAAGGCAACGCCAGCGGCATCCTGCTCGGCGTCGTCGCCCCGGAAACCGATTTCGTCCCGATTTCCCGCGAAGACCTGCTGCTGCTCGCCCTCATCACCCTCTCGGCCCTCGCCCTCGGCATGGCCGTCGCCATCCACATCGCCCGGCGCTTTGGCGCGCCGCTGCATGCCCTGGCCGAAGACAGCACGCGCATCGGTCGCCTCGAGCTCGACCGGCCGGTCACCACCGATGCCCCCTGGCGCGAAGTCACCCAGCTCGCCGCCGCCCTCGAAGGCATGCGCGAGCACTTGCGCAGCGCCCGCCGGGCCCAGGAAGACGCCCAGATCGAGCTGGAACTCAAGGTCGCCAAACGCACGCAGGCGCTGCGCCAGAGCCAGGACATCCTGCAAAAGCGCGAAGCCTTCTTCCGCGCCATTTTCGACAACGCCGCGGTCGGCATCGTCAGCCTCAGCCCGGCGCGCAAGCCGACGCTGGTCAATCCGGCCTTTGCCCGCTTTGTCGGTCAGCCGATCGATGTGCTGCTGGCGCATCCCGAAGACATCGTTTTCCCGGCCGAGATTCAGGCCCGGATGAACGAAGTCCTGCCCCAGATCGCCTCCGGGCAAAGCAAGGCCGTCCGCCACGAATTCGAGTTCGTCGATGCGCATGGCAAAACCTGCTGGGGTGACGTCCAGATCGCCCCGATCCGCGACGAGGATGGCCAGCTCGACTCGCTGCTGGTGACTGTCCTCGATATCAGCGACCGGCGCGAAATCGAAGGCGAGCTGATCCGCCAGTTCGCCTTCATGCAGGCCCTCATCGACACCATTCCCAACGCCATTTTCTACAAGGGCGAACACACGCGTTTCCTCGGCTGCAACCGGGCCTACGAGGTATTTTTTGGCATAGACCGTCAGCAGTTAATCGGCAAGCGAGTGCTCGATCTCGAGTACCTGCCAGAAGAAGCGCGGCTGGCCTATCAGGCCGAAGACGAAAGGGTGATTGCCGAGTGCGGCTGGACCACGCGCGAGGTGCAAATGGTCAATGCCAACGGGGAACTGCGTGACACCCTCTACTCGATCAGCGGCTTCCTCTCACCCGACGGTACCCCGGGCGGGCTGATCGGCATCATTGTCGATATCTCGGCGCTCAAGGAGGCCAATCGCATCGCCGAAAAAGCACAGGCCGCCGCCGAATCGGCCGCCGCCGCCAAGGCCGACTTCCTGGCCAACATGAGCCACGAAATCCGCACGCCGATGAACGCCATCATCGGCATGACCCACCTCGCCTTGCAGACCGAACTGACTTCGCGCCAGAAGAACTACCTGAGCAAGGTCGATAACGCCGCCAAGGGGCTGCTCGGCATCATCAACGACATTCTCGACCTGTCGAAGATCGAGGCCGGCATGATGCATTTCGAGCAGGCGCCATTCAGTCTCGACGCCAGCCTGCGCCACCTCGGCGACCTGTGCGCCCAGAAAGCCCGCGAACGCGGGCTGGAGCTTCTCTACGCCGTGGCCCCCGATGTACCAGACCGCCTGATCGGCGATTCGCTGCGCCTTGGCCAGGTCCTGCTCAATCTGGTCGGCAACGCCATCAAATTTACCGAAGCCGGCGAAATCACGGTGGTCGTGCACCGGCTGGCGGGCAACGACGACAAGGTCGAGCTCGGCTTCGAGGTGCGCGATACCGGCATCGGCATGAGCCCGGAGCAGCAGGCGCAACTGTTCTCGGCCTTCACCCAGGCCGACACTTCGACGACACGAAAATACGGCGGCACCGGGTTGGGCCTGTCGATCTGCAAGCGCATCGTGGACCTGCAGGGCGGCAGCATCAGCGTCACCAGTCAGCTCGGCGCCGGCAGTTGCTTCAGCTTCCGCCTTGGCTTCGGGCTCGCTGTCGGTGAAGAAACGGGGCAGCGACGCATCGGACTGCCCGACGACCTGCGCGCCCTGGTCGTCGATGACAGCGCCGGGGCCTGCGAGATCTTCACGCAGATGCTGACGGCGCTGGGTATCTCCAGCCATGCCGTGGCCAGCGGCAGCGCGGCGCTGGACGAACTGGCGGTGGCCGGCCAGGCAGGCCAGCCCTACGGACTGCTCATCATCGACTGGAAGATGCCGGGCATGGATGGCGTCGAGCTGATCAAGCGGATCAGCCAGTCGGCGCCGGCCGACAAGGCCGCCACCGTGATGGCCACCGCCTTCGACCACGAAGAGTTGCAGGCGGCGCTCGGCAGCCAGACGGTTGGCGCCATCCTGAGCAAGCCGGCGACGCCGTCGTCGCTGTTCGACAGCATCATGGTCGCGTTGCATCGTGAAACGGCCCTCGCCGCCGTCCCGACGGTGACGCCGGCCAATCTGTCCCGCCACTTCTCGGGCCGGCGCGTGCTGCTCGTCGAGGACAACGAGGTCAATCGCGAACTGGCCGAGGAAATGTTGCGCAATATCGGACTGACCGTCGATACGGCGGAAAATGGCCAGCAGGCCGTCGACGCCGTGCAGCAGGCGACCTACGATCTGGTCCTGATGGATTGCCAGATGCCGGTCATGGACGGCTACGCGGCGACCGGCAAGATCCGCGACGAACTGCACATGCGCCAGCTGCCGATCGTCGCCATGACCGCCAACGCCCTGGCCAGCGACCGCGAACGCTGTCTGACGGCCGGCATGAACGATCATATTCCCAAGCCCATCGACGTTGCCGTTCTTTACGCCACGCTGGCGCACTGGCTCAAGCTGCGCGAGGGCGAAAGCCTGGCGCCGACTCCGGTCATTCCCGCCGGCACCGGGGATGCGCCGGAAATCGATAGCGCCGCCGCCCTGGCGCGGATGGGCGGCAATCACAGCATGTACGACCGGCTGGTCATCCGTTTCCGCGAAAATCAGGGCGATGTCGTCGACCGGCTGCTGGCCGACCGGCAACAGGGCGACAGCGCCGCCATGATCCTGCGGGCCCATACCTTGCGCGGCCTGGCCGGCAATATCGGCGCCGTCACCCTCTCCCGGCTGGCCGGCGAACTGGAAGAAAAGCTCAGAAAAGGGACGCCCGTCGGCGACGAGGAGATCGGCGCGCTGCTGCTCAAACTGGCGGCGACGCTGCCGACCGCCCTGGCCATTCCGGCCACCCTGCCGACGGCGGCGCGGCCATTGGCACCGGTGCCGCCACCGGAAGCGCAGGCCAAGGCGCTGTCCACACTGCGCCAGCTTCTCGACAATGCCGATGCGGCAGCCGTCCACCAATTCGAAGAAATTTCCGCCTGGCTCGGGCAGCAATGCGACCCGCAGCGGGTCGAGCAACTGGCTCGCCAGATCGGGCAGTATGATTTCGAAGAAGCATCCATCACCCTGCAACAGCTCGGCCCGCACCAGGGCACCCCTTGA
- a CDS encoding FAD:protein FMN transferase: MRPQLTPVLKLFLTALCALLLTACGRTPLQEQQAYVFGTRVEVLVVSEDPEQGRKAVAAVLREFDRLHRSYHAWQASELTILNSAIFSGRPSESSPELAEFVREAQALSKQGDYLFDPGIGQLIKLWGFQADEFKAELPSPADIKAWLASQPSIADIAIDGQTISSRNRNVALDFGGYLKGVALDRAAAILRQQGINNALINIGGNVMALGSKQGKPWRVGIQHPRQPGPLATVTLADGEAIGTSGDYQRFFEVDGQRYAHLLDPRSGYPADHTQAVTVLIPAGPKAGTLSDAASKPIFIAGPDGWRDMARKMEIGLVLRVDRDNRIFVTEALRQRLEFIGQPPEITVLP; the protein is encoded by the coding sequence ATGCGGCCTCAGCTGACACCTGTCCTGAAGCTTTTTCTGACGGCGCTGTGCGCCCTCCTCCTCACCGCCTGCGGCCGCACGCCATTGCAGGAACAGCAGGCCTACGTCTTCGGCACCCGCGTCGAAGTGCTGGTCGTCAGCGAAGATCCCGAACAGGGCCGCAAGGCCGTCGCCGCCGTGTTGCGTGAATTCGACCGCCTGCACCGCAGCTATCACGCCTGGCAGGCGTCCGAACTGACCATTTTGAATTCGGCCATTTTTTCCGGTCGACCGTCGGAATCGTCGCCGGAACTCGCCGAATTCGTCCGCGAAGCCCAAGCGCTTTCGAAACAGGGCGACTACCTGTTCGACCCCGGCATTGGCCAGCTCATCAAGCTGTGGGGCTTTCAGGCCGATGAATTCAAGGCCGAACTGCCGTCTCCGGCCGACATCAAGGCCTGGCTGGCCAGCCAGCCGTCGATTGCCGACATCGCCATCGACGGCCAGACGATCAGCAGCCGCAACCGCAACGTCGCCCTCGATTTCGGCGGCTACCTCAAAGGCGTCGCCCTCGACCGCGCCGCCGCCATCCTGCGCCAGCAAGGCATCAACAACGCGCTGATCAACATCGGCGGCAACGTAATGGCACTCGGCAGCAAGCAAGGCAAGCCGTGGCGCGTCGGCATCCAGCACCCGCGCCAACCCGGGCCGCTGGCCACCGTGACGCTGGCCGATGGTGAAGCCATCGGTACCTCGGGCGACTACCAGCGCTTCTTCGAAGTCGACGGCCAACGCTACGCCCACCTGCTCGACCCGCGTAGCGGCTACCCGGCCGACCACACGCAGGCCGTCACCGTGCTCATTCCGGCCGGACCGAAGGCTGGCACGCTGTCCGATGCAGCCTCCAAGCCGATCTTCATCGCCGGCCCGGATGGCTGGCGTGACATGGCACGCAAGATGGAAATCGGCCTCGTTTTGCGCGTCGACCGCGACAACCGGATTTTCGTCACCGAAGCCCTGCGCCAGCGCCTCGAGTTCATCGGCCAGCCGCCCGAAATCACCGTCCTGCCCTAA
- the gshB gene encoding glutathione synthase encodes MAQQLHFEKHLLGGSAQSLKIAFIVDPLEHLKAWKDSSVAMMRAAENHGHDVYAIDAATLGWRKPEAGHPGGVVGEATHLLLRPDDHDWYRETGREWMPLTAFDAVIMRKDPPFDFEYLTATWLLERAEADGVKVFNRPRALRDHSEKLALMEFAHFAPTTAISRDMAQIHHFIDEQRDVILKPLDGMGGSQIFRVHRNDPNRNVIVETLTHEGARTIMAQRYVPEISHGDKRILIIAGKPVPFCLARIPKAGETRGNLATGGTGVAQELSARDREIAEALGPVLFKRGLMLVGIDVIGDHLTEINVTSPTCMVEIRQQSGFDAAGAFITAIEHACGLS; translated from the coding sequence GTGGCTCAGCAACTACATTTCGAAAAACACCTGCTCGGCGGCAGTGCACAGTCACTGAAGATCGCCTTCATCGTCGATCCGCTCGAGCATCTCAAGGCGTGGAAGGATTCGTCGGTGGCCATGATGCGCGCCGCCGAAAACCACGGCCACGATGTTTATGCCATCGACGCCGCGACGCTCGGCTGGCGCAAGCCGGAGGCCGGTCACCCCGGCGGCGTGGTCGGCGAGGCGACGCACCTGCTGCTGCGCCCGGACGACCACGACTGGTACCGCGAAACCGGCCGCGAATGGATGCCGCTGACCGCCTTCGACGCGGTCATCATGCGCAAGGATCCGCCCTTCGACTTCGAATACCTCACCGCAACCTGGCTGCTCGAACGGGCCGAGGCGGATGGCGTCAAGGTTTTCAACCGGCCGCGGGCGCTGCGCGATCATTCGGAAAAGCTGGCGCTCATGGAGTTCGCCCACTTTGCCCCGACCACCGCGATCAGCCGCGACATGGCGCAAATCCACCATTTCATCGACGAGCAGCGCGACGTCATCCTCAAGCCGCTCGACGGCATGGGCGGCAGCCAGATTTTCCGCGTCCATCGCAACGACCCAAACCGCAACGTCATCGTCGAAACGCTGACCCACGAAGGCGCGCGGACGATCATGGCGCAGCGCTACGTGCCCGAGATCAGCCACGGCGACAAGCGCATCCTGATCATCGCCGGCAAGCCGGTGCCCTTTTGCCTGGCGCGCATCCCCAAGGCCGGCGAAACGCGCGGCAACCTCGCCACCGGCGGCACCGGCGTCGCCCAGGAACTCTCGGCCCGCGACCGGGAAATCGCCGAAGCCCTCGGCCCCGTCCTTTTCAAGCGCGGGCTCATGCTCGTCGGCATCGATGTCATCGGCGACCACCTGACCGAAATCAACGTAACCAGCCCGACCTGCATGGTCGAAATCCGCCAGCAGTCGGGGTTCGATGCGGCCGGCGCTTTCATCACCGCCATCGAACACGCATGCGGCCTCAGCTGA